Proteins from one Streptomyces sp. NBC_00289 genomic window:
- a CDS encoding MmcQ/YjbR family DNA-binding protein: protein MAVPGNVLTKWRKVRAFALGLPGATEEFPWGETVAKVNGKVFVFLGVVDGGHPPGLTVKLRDEAVHAHALTSPGAEPAGYGLGRAGWVSVPLARKGAPAAELLCDWVEDSYREIAPKRLIAELDGR, encoded by the coding sequence GTGGCCGTGCCCGGAAACGTCCTGACGAAGTGGCGGAAAGTGCGCGCGTTCGCCCTCGGTCTGCCGGGCGCCACCGAGGAGTTCCCCTGGGGCGAGACCGTCGCGAAGGTCAACGGCAAGGTCTTCGTCTTCCTCGGTGTCGTCGACGGCGGCCACCCGCCCGGCCTCACGGTGAAGCTCAGGGACGAGGCGGTCCACGCCCACGCCCTCACCTCTCCCGGCGCCGAACCCGCCGGGTACGGCCTGGGCAGGGCCGGCTGGGTGAGTGTCCCGCTGGCCCGGAAGGGCGCCCCGGCCGCCGAGCTGCTGTGCGACTGGGTGGAGGACAGCTACCGGGAGATCGCTCCCAAGCGCCTCATAGCGGAGCTCGACGGGCGCTGA